One stretch of Candidatus Nitrosotenuis cloacae DNA includes these proteins:
- a CDS encoding leucyl aminopeptidase — MLIRTENSDPLKKKTKSLCYFVAEKSDLPLGFPKTAQKLTEAVREAVKETKAKLGAISIIHTHGLIAAQRILVAGLGPRHKITHESLRITSGKIAKKISEIGLDEYSLVIPNNLPVNGKITTSAIVEGAKLSLYSFDKYKKEKKSKSPNLTILSSDQKISSIVSKADTVSDGVIYTREIANLPPNECNPAQLAGLAKSLSSKNKLKCVVLSKSELKQKGFGGITAVGQGSRNEPKLIVLEYNGKKGDKPIILVGKAVTFDTGGISIKPADKMDEMKFDKCGGCTVLGIMKAASELELPVNLVGIIPSVENMPGGESYRPGDIIKLYDGKTAEILNTDAEGRLILFDALSYGIKTYKPKEIIDFATLTGACIVALGANVAGLISNNKKITDKLAKSSQSTGEQVWQLPINDDYMDMIKSDYADIRNTGPGRVAGTITAAAFLANAVGTTPWAHFDIAGTAWVQGGSKEKSYNPKGATGFGVRLILDYLSSP; from the coding sequence GTGCTGATAAGAACAGAAAACTCAGATCCTCTCAAGAAAAAAACAAAATCGCTTTGCTATTTTGTTGCAGAAAAATCAGATCTGCCACTTGGGTTCCCAAAAACCGCACAAAAACTAACAGAAGCAGTAAGAGAGGCAGTCAAAGAAACCAAGGCAAAGCTTGGCGCAATATCCATCATTCATACTCACGGATTGATTGCCGCCCAGAGAATTTTGGTTGCAGGTCTTGGGCCACGCCACAAAATAACGCATGAATCACTTAGGATTACATCCGGAAAAATTGCCAAAAAAATATCCGAAATAGGCCTTGATGAATATAGTTTAGTGATTCCAAATAATTTGCCAGTCAACGGTAAAATCACCACAAGTGCAATAGTAGAGGGTGCAAAACTATCACTATACTCATTTGATAAATATAAAAAAGAAAAAAAATCAAAATCCCCAAACCTCACCATACTATCCTCTGATCAAAAGATCTCATCAATAGTATCAAAGGCAGACACAGTATCAGACGGTGTAATTTACACAAGGGAAATAGCAAATCTTCCACCAAACGAGTGCAACCCAGCACAACTTGCAGGCCTTGCAAAATCATTATCATCAAAGAACAAGCTAAAGTGCGTGGTATTATCCAAATCAGAGCTAAAGCAGAAAGGATTTGGTGGAATAACTGCAGTAGGCCAGGGAAGCAGAAACGAGCCAAAACTCATCGTACTAGAGTATAACGGCAAAAAAGGCGACAAGCCAATCATACTAGTAGGTAAGGCAGTCACATTTGATACTGGTGGCATCTCCATCAAGCCAGCAGACAAGATGGATGAGATGAAGTTTGACAAGTGTGGTGGTTGCACTGTACTTGGAATAATGAAGGCTGCATCAGAATTAGAGCTACCAGTGAATCTGGTCGGCATAATACCATCAGTTGAGAACATGCCTGGAGGCGAATCCTACAGACCAGGTGACATCATAAAACTATACGACGGCAAAACAGCCGAAATCCTCAACACAGACGCAGAGGGCCGCCTCATATTGTTTGATGCACTATCATATGGAATTAAAACATACAAGCCAAAGGAGATAATCGACTTTGCAACACTCACCGGCGCATGCATAGTAGCTCTTGGTGCAAACGTGGCAGGCCTAATTAGCAATAATAAAAAAATTACAGACAAGCTAGCAAAATCATCTCAGAGTACAGGCGAGCAAGTCTGGCAGCTACCAATCAATGATGACTACATGGACATGATAAAGTCAGATTATGCAGACATAAGAAATACTGGTCCTGGCAGAGTTGCCGGAACAATTACAGCTGCTGCATTTTTGGCAAACGCAGTCGGTACCACACCATGGGCACATTTTGATATTGCCGGAACTGCCTGGGTGCAGGGAGGATCAAAAGAAAAATCATACAATCCAAAGGGAGCAACGGGATTTGGTGTCAGATTAATTCTTGATTATCTTAGTAGCCCCTAG
- a CDS encoding MscL family protein — MICVSDKPEEKKGFVAEFAHFLKTFGIIGLAIAFVIGAAASKLVTALVSDIINPIVGLALPSGDLKTLQYSVTNQFTGVTSDFKYGDLIANIIDFLIIAAIVFMLYKQLSKFKLVEDKTK, encoded by the coding sequence ATGATTTGTGTGTCAGACAAACCAGAGGAAAAGAAAGGATTCGTAGCAGAGTTTGCTCATTTTCTCAAGACTTTTGGAATCATAGGTCTTGCAATAGCGTTTGTAATTGGTGCAGCTGCATCAAAACTAGTCACTGCACTAGTCAGCGATATAATCAACCCAATAGTAGGTCTTGCATTACCATCTGGTGATCTTAAAACATTACAATATTCCGTGACAAACCAATTCACTGGCGTTACATCCGATTTCAAGTACGGAGACTTGATTGCAAACATTATTGACTTTTTGATAATTGCAGCAATCGTATTCATGCTATACAAGCAGCTATCCAAATTCAAGCTTGTAGAAGACAAAACAAAGTGA
- a CDS encoding ribulose-phosphate 3-epimerase translates to MGLNYYQIKKNVRRARKLVIRATSNAGSGHPGGSFSMAEIMGCIFFKYLKYDPKNPNWEDRDKLVLSKGHASPGLFSNMALAGYFDPSELDTLRKFGSRLQGHPDLKCPGVEFCGGSLGIGLSFSVGSALAARIDGKPTRIFTVMGDGETDEGQVWEAAMTGAKYKVDNLTAILDRNFIQQDSYTEKVMPLDEELVGDDLSEMWKDASRWKTGDKWRSFGWNVIDIDGHRIEQLDHAIKKATQTKGAPSIIVARTIKGKGVEHMEDNPKWHGQAPKKEFVPIIDMEIDSQAMIAPSIIAGDMTNLENEVKRCTNGRADYIHLDVMDGMFVPNKTFDHNKIRELRPLTVIPFDTHLMINEPVKYVKDYVDAGSDIITVHAEVCDASSFGQIHDILKANQVGVGLAINPDTNLPEWAIPFIPKLDQMIVMSVVPGKSGQKYIESTHEKTQQLISTLNQNGFDGYIEADGGVTLDNIGLCFADGARAFVGGSAIIGQQDVRGVIREFRNKIAHARRKGLLQKAHDLGGNELVAKWIDLHTIGEKRNHLTAIARELGYT, encoded by the coding sequence ATGGGCCTCAACTATTATCAAATTAAAAAAAATGTTAGACGGGCGCGCAAACTTGTAATTCGTGCCACCTCAAACGCAGGATCTGGCCATCCCGGTGGTTCTTTTTCCATGGCAGAGATTATGGGGTGCATATTTTTCAAATATCTCAAGTACGATCCAAAAAATCCAAACTGGGAGGATCGTGACAAACTTGTTTTATCAAAAGGACATGCCTCTCCAGGATTGTTCTCAAACATGGCACTTGCTGGATATTTTGATCCATCAGAGCTTGATACGCTAAGAAAATTTGGAAGCCGACTGCAGGGACATCCAGACCTCAAATGCCCCGGCGTGGAGTTTTGTGGAGGCTCACTTGGAATTGGATTGTCTTTTTCGGTTGGAAGTGCACTGGCGGCACGAATTGACGGCAAACCAACTAGAATATTTACAGTAATGGGCGATGGGGAAACCGACGAAGGCCAAGTTTGGGAGGCTGCAATGACTGGTGCAAAATACAAAGTCGATAATCTGACTGCCATTTTGGATAGGAATTTCATCCAACAGGACTCTTACACAGAAAAAGTCATGCCACTTGATGAGGAACTGGTAGGCGATGATCTATCGGAAATGTGGAAGGATGCTAGCCGATGGAAGACTGGCGACAAGTGGAGATCTTTTGGATGGAACGTAATTGACATTGACGGGCATCGTATAGAACAATTGGATCATGCAATCAAAAAGGCAACACAAACCAAGGGCGCCCCATCAATCATCGTCGCACGTACCATCAAAGGCAAGGGAGTCGAGCACATGGAGGACAATCCCAAGTGGCACGGTCAAGCCCCAAAGAAGGAATTTGTCCCAATCATAGACATGGAAATCGATTCACAGGCAATGATTGCACCATCTATAATAGCTGGTGATATGACAAATCTGGAAAACGAGGTAAAGCGATGCACAAACGGACGTGCTGACTATATCCATCTTGATGTAATGGATGGAATGTTTGTACCGAACAAGACATTTGATCACAACAAAATTCGCGAGCTCAGACCATTAACTGTAATACCATTTGATACTCATCTGATGATAAACGAGCCGGTAAAGTATGTCAAAGACTATGTTGATGCGGGCTCTGATATCATAACCGTCCATGCCGAAGTATGTGATGCGTCCAGCTTCGGTCAAATTCATGATATACTAAAGGCAAATCAGGTAGGAGTTGGTCTTGCAATAAATCCAGACACAAATCTACCAGAATGGGCAATTCCATTTATTCCAAAATTAGACCAGATGATTGTAATGTCTGTAGTTCCTGGCAAGTCTGGCCAAAAATACATCGAGTCTACACACGAAAAAACACAACAACTAATCTCAACACTAAACCAGAATGGATTTGATGGATACATCGAAGCAGACGGTGGCGTCACACTTGATAATATTGGATTGTGCTTTGCAGATGGGGCACGAGCCTTTGTTGGCGGAAGCGCCATAATAGGACAGCAAGACGTGCGTGGAGTCATTCGTGAATTTAGGAACAAAATTGCACATGCCAGACGCAAGGGATTGCTCCAAAAGGCGCACGATCTTGGAGGAAACGAACTTGTGGCAAAGTGGATTGATCTGCATACTATAGGCGAGAAAAGGAATCACCTTACCGCAATAGCAAGGGAGCTTGGATACACATGA
- a CDS encoding transketolase family protein: MIGDMTDMRTVYGKALVELGEQNPNVVVLGADTTDSLKTADFGKKFPNRFFNVGIAEANLVSVAAGLAISGKTAFASTYAIFLPGRCVDQIRNAIAYPSPGDKKGLNVKLVVSHGGISVGADGGSHQQIEDIAIMRVIPNMTVLIPADTVAVSKLTWIMSQRYGPHYMRLTRSVSPIVHQDSQEFTIGKGITLREGTDCTLAACGLTVKMALDAADSLKQEGISCKVLDMFSVKPIDSELLEKSARETGCIVTCEEHNIMGGFGSAASEVISELYPVPIKRIGVNDRFGESARDAEIPLLLEKHGITSLNIAKAVKEIIGKKK; encoded by the coding sequence ATGATTGGGGACATGACTGATATGCGAACCGTCTATGGCAAGGCACTCGTCGAACTTGGAGAGCAAAACCCAAACGTCGTAGTTTTGGGTGCTGACACTACTGATTCACTAAAGACTGCGGATTTTGGGAAAAAATTCCCAAATCGATTCTTCAATGTCGGAATAGCCGAGGCAAACCTGGTATCAGTTGCTGCAGGATTGGCAATATCTGGCAAGACTGCATTTGCAAGCACATATGCAATATTTCTTCCCGGAAGATGCGTTGATCAGATCCGAAATGCAATTGCATATCCATCACCTGGAGACAAAAAGGGCCTAAATGTCAAACTGGTTGTTTCTCATGGCGGAATATCTGTAGGTGCAGACGGCGGATCGCACCAGCAAATAGAAGACATTGCAATAATGCGAGTCATCCCAAACATGACGGTACTCATACCAGCAGACACTGTGGCGGTTTCAAAGCTTACCTGGATCATGTCGCAACGATATGGCCCGCACTATATGCGATTGACAAGGTCTGTGTCACCAATAGTTCACCAAGACTCACAAGAATTCACAATAGGAAAAGGTATTACACTGAGGGAGGGGACAGACTGTACACTGGCAGCATGTGGTCTTACCGTAAAGATGGCACTTGATGCAGCTGATTCTCTAAAACAAGAGGGAATATCTTGTAAGGTGCTAGACATGTTTTCAGTAAAGCCAATTGATTCTGAATTACTGGAAAAGTCTGCAAGAGAAACTGGCTGTATAGTAACATGTGAGGAGCACAACATAATGGGAGGATTTGGCTCTGCAGCATCTGAGGTGATATCAGAATTATACCCAGTTCCAATCAAGCGCATTGGTGTCAATGACAGATTTGGCGAGTCTGCGCGTGATGCAGAGATTCCACTGCTTTTGGAAAAACATGGTATAACATCACTTAATATAGCAAAAGCAGTCAAAGAGATCATAGGTAAGAAAAAATGA
- the fsa gene encoding fructose-6-phosphate aldolase has protein sequence MKIFLDTANLQSIKSYNDMGLLDGITTNPSLLAKEGGDPLKAMEEITKIIKGDVSLEVVATDYTGMMDEGHRLKKYGANVVIKVPMTADGLKACKSFSSEGIPVNVTLVFSPNQAILAAKAGAKYVSPFIGRLDDVGQDGMGLIAEIKQIFQNYNFKTQILVASVRHPMHVVEAAKIGADVVTLPPDVLGKMLKHPLTDNGLKAFLADWEKLKQSQK, from the coding sequence ATGAAGATCTTCCTTGATACTGCAAACTTACAATCCATAAAATCATACAATGACATGGGATTATTGGATGGCATAACTACCAATCCATCACTACTTGCAAAGGAAGGTGGTGATCCGCTCAAGGCAATGGAGGAGATTACCAAAATCATCAAAGGTGATGTAAGCTTGGAAGTTGTTGCGACCGATTATACGGGAATGATGGATGAGGGACATAGACTCAAAAAGTATGGCGCAAATGTTGTAATCAAAGTACCAATGACTGCAGATGGCCTCAAGGCATGCAAGAGCTTCTCATCGGAGGGAATTCCAGTTAATGTTACTCTGGTGTTCTCGCCAAATCAGGCAATTCTGGCTGCAAAGGCTGGTGCAAAATATGTCAGCCCATTCATTGGAAGACTGGATGATGTTGGCCAAGATGGAATGGGATTGATTGCAGAAATAAAACAGATATTTCAAAATTACAATTTCAAGACACAAATTCTGGTAGCTAGTGTTCGACACCCAATGCATGTAGTAGAGGCAGCAAAGATTGGAGCCGATGTAGTGACACTACCGCCGGATGTTTTGGGCAAAATGCTCAAGCATCCGCTTACCGATAATG